The DNA sequence AGCGGGAACGCGAACGCCTGGTTGCCGAGCATCACCATGAGCGTGGGCATGATCGCCAGCGTCAACGGTACCTTGATGACCACACGCGAGCCCTGGCCCTTGGCGGAAAACACGTTGACCGTGCCGTTGAGCTGGGAAATCTTGGTCTTGACCACGTCCATGCCGACACCGCGGCCGGACACGTCGGAGATCTCCGATTTGGTAGAGAAGCCCGGTGCGAAGATCAGGTTGTAGCATTCCAGGTCGTTCAGGCGGTCGGCCGCATCCTTGTCCAGCAAGCCTTTCTCGACCGCCTTGGCACGCAGAACCTCGGCGTCCATTCCTTTGCCATCGTCGGTGATAAGTAGCAGGATGTGGTCGCCTTCCTGCTCGGCCGACAGCACGACCTTGCCGGTGCGAGGCTTGCCGGCTGCTTCGCGCTCCTCCGGCGTCTCGATACCGTGGTCGACGGCGTTGCGCACCAAGTGCACCAGCGGATCGGCCAGTGCTTCGACGAGGTTCTTGTCCAGATCGGTTTCTTCACCGACCAGTTCCAGGTTGATCTCTTTTTTGAGGCTGCGGGCCAGATCCCGAACCAGTCGCGGAAAGCGCCCGAAGACCTTCTTGATTGGCTGCATGCGCGTTTTCATCACGGCACTTTGCAGATCGGCGGTCACCACATCCAGATTGGATACGGCCTTGGCCATGGCTTCGTCGCCGCTATTGGAGCCCAGGCGCACCAGACGGTTACGCACCAGCACCAGCTCGCCGACCATGTTCATGATTTCATCGAGCCGCGCGGTATCGACCCGCACAGTAGTCTCGGCTTCGCTCGCCGGCTTTTCGGGTGCAGGGGCAGCTTTGGCTGCCGTGTCCGTTTTGGCCGGAGCAGCGGCGGCTTTGCCTGGCGCTGCCGCAGGCGCGGATTTCGCGGGCGCGCTTTTCTTTGCAGAGGATGCAGCGGCGACAGGAGCGGCCGGAGCAGGTGTTGGAATTACGGGCGCCGCTTCGGGTTCGAACTTACCTTTGCCGTGCAACTGGTCCAGCAGGGCTTCGAACTCGTCGTCGGTGATTTCATCACCCCCTGCTGCAGCAGGCTTGTTCGCCTCGACAGGCGGCGCAGGCGCAGCAGAAGCCGGCTCGGAGAAGTGACCCTTGCCGTGCAGCTGGTCGAGCAACGCCTCGAATTCGTCGTCGGTAATCTCGTCGCTGACAGGCGCTTCAGCGAGCGGTGCGGCCGATGCCGGAATGGGCTCCGCCGCAAACTGGCCTTTGCCATGAAGCTGATCAAGCAAGGATTCGAATTCGTCGTCAGTGATCTCATCGCTGACGCTTGCGGTCGAGGCCTCGGCGGAATTTTCCAGCGCGCCAAGGAACTGCTCGAATTCGTTGTCCGCCGTCGCGGCTTCGGGCTCGGGCTCGGGCTCGACAAGGGTCTCGACGACCGGCTCGTCCCCGGCCGGTTCGGCCAGACGCGTCAGCGCCGCCAGCAGTTCTGGAGTCGCCGGGGTTACCGTGGTGCGCTCTCTAACCTGGGCAAACATTTCATTGACGGAATCCAATGCCTGCAGCACGACATCCATCAATTCCGAGTCGACGCGACGCTCACCCTTGCGCAGGATGTCGAAGACGTTTTCAGCAATATGACAGCACTCGACCAGCTCATGTAGCTGGAGAAAGCCGGCACCGCCTTTTACCGTATGGAAACCGCGAAAAATCGCATTGAGCAAGGCGGTGTCATCGGGGCTGCTTTCCAGCTCCACCAGCTGCTCTGACAATAGTTCGAGAATCTCGCCGGCCTCTACCAGGAAGTCCTGGAGGATTTCTTCATCGGCGTCGAAGCTCATATTCACCTTCCCCTAAAAGCCCAGGCTCGAAAGCAGATCATCGACATCGTCCTGCCCGGATACGACATCCTCACGTATATCGGCATGCATCTGCGGACCTTCACCATTGGAAGGCTCTTTTTCTTGTTTTTTCTTTTCCTGCTCGACGCGCATCGCTTCGCGGTCATGCTGAATGCCCGCTACGCGGTCGACTTGGCCGGCCATCAACACGAGATTGAGCAGGTTGCTTTCGAGCTCAGTGATCAGCCGGGTCACCCGCTTGATCACCTGACCGGTCAAGTCCTGGAAATCCTGCGCCAACATGATTTCACTGAGATTCTGCGACAGCTGGCTGCTGTCGCTCAGGGAGCGTTGCAGATACTGGTCAATGCGGCGAACCAGCTCCCGAAACTCCTCGGCGTTCATATCTCTGCGCATGAAGCGCTGCCAGTCGGCGACCAGGCTTTGCGCTTCGTAACTGACGTAGTTCACCAGCGGCGCCGACTCCTCGACCAGATCCATGGTGCGGTTGGCGGCCTTTTCGGTCATTTCCACGACATAGGAAAGACGATCGGTGGCGTCGGTGATGGGTGACGGATCGCCGCCCGTAGCGCAGGTATCCATCTCGAGCTTGACGATGGCGTTATGCAGCTCGCGGGTCAGCTTGCCGACTTCCTGGTAAAGCCCGTTATTACGGGCCTGATTGAGCTCGTTGAACATCTGTGCCGCTTCGTCGAAGCGGCCCTGCTGCAAACTCTCGATCAGTTGGGGTGCGTGAGCCTTCAGAGTCGCTTCGAACTC is a window from the Pseudomonas sp. MTM4 genome containing:
- a CDS encoding chemotaxis protein CheA — protein: MSFDADEEILQDFLVEAGEILELLSEQLVELESSPDDTALLNAIFRGFHTVKGGAGFLQLHELVECCHIAENVFDILRKGERRVDSELMDVVLQALDSVNEMFAQVRERTTVTPATPELLAALTRLAEPAGDEPVVETLVEPEPEPEAATADNEFEQFLGALENSAEASTASVSDEITDDEFESLLDQLHGKGQFAAEPIPASAAPLAEAPVSDEITDDEFEALLDQLHGKGHFSEPASAAPAPPVEANKPAAAGGDEITDDEFEALLDQLHGKGKFEPEAAPVIPTPAPAAPVAAASSAKKSAPAKSAPAAAPGKAAAAPAKTDTAAKAAPAPEKPASEAETTVRVDTARLDEIMNMVGELVLVRNRLVRLGSNSGDEAMAKAVSNLDVVTADLQSAVMKTRMQPIKKVFGRFPRLVRDLARSLKKEINLELVGEETDLDKNLVEALADPLVHLVRNAVDHGIETPEEREAAGKPRTGKVVLSAEQEGDHILLLITDDGKGMDAEVLRAKAVEKGLLDKDAADRLNDLECYNLIFAPGFSTKSEISDVSGRGVGMDVVKTKISQLNGTVNVFSAKGQGSRVVIKVPLTLAIMPTLMVMLGNQAFAFPLVSVNEIFHLDLSRTNVVDGQEVVIVRDKALPLFYLKRWLVRGAEQEEQREGHVVILNVGNQSIGFVVDQLVGQEEVVIKPLGKMLQGTPGMSGATITGDGRIALILDVPSMLKRYARRI
- a CDS encoding protein phosphatase CheZ; this encodes MTQADQSLAEFEATLKAHAPQLIESLQQGRFDEAAQMFNELNQARNNGLYQEVGKLTRELHNAIVKLEMDTCATGGDPSPITDATDRLSYVVEMTEKAANRTMDLVEESAPLVNYVSYEAQSLVADWQRFMRRDMNAEEFRELVRRIDQYLQRSLSDSSQLSQNLSEIMLAQDFQDLTGQVIKRVTRLITELESNLLNLVLMAGQVDRVAGIQHDREAMRVEQEKKKQEKEPSNGEGPQMHADIREDVVSGQDDVDDLLSSLGF